One genomic region from Phycodurus eques isolate BA_2022a chromosome 16, UOR_Pequ_1.1, whole genome shotgun sequence encodes:
- the LOC133414558 gene encoding transcription factor Sox-9-B-like: protein MNLLDPYLKMSEEQDKCLSDAPSPSMSEDSAGSPCPSGSGSGSGSDTENTRPSDMHLLHDADYKKEGDEEKFPVCIRDAVSQVLKGYDWTLVPMPVRVNGSSKNKPHVKRPMNAFMVWAQAARRKLADQYPHLHNAELSKTLGKLWRLLNEAEKRPFVEEAERLRVQHKKDHPDYKYQPRRRKSVKNGQSEPDDGEQTHISPNAIFKALQRADSPASSMGEMHSPGEHSGQSQGPPTPPTTPKTDLPSAKPDLKREGRPLQEGPSRQLNIDFGAVDIGELSSDVISNMGSFDVDEFDQYLPPHSHAAAQGGYVAGYGAGGSSVAAQGSNVGAWMSKQQHSLSGLGGTAAGEPAQQRATQIKTEQLSPSHYSEQQQQGQGGSPQHVAYGSFSLQHYSAASYPPITRAHYDYSDHQAGAYYTHSSAPGQGSGLYSTFSYMSPGQRPMYTPIADTAGVPSVPPAHSPQHWEQQPIYTQLSRP, encoded by the exons ATGAATCTCCTCGACCCTTACCTGAAAATGAGCGAAGAACAGGACAAGTGTCTCTCCGACGCGCCCAGTCCCAGCATGTCCGAGGACTCGGCCGGCTCGCCGTGCCCGTCCGGCTCCGGCTCGGGCTCGGGCTCGGACACGGAGAACACCCGGCCCTCCGACATGCACCTCCTGCACGACGCCGACTACAAGAAGGAGGGGGACGAGGAAAAGTTCCCCGTGTGCATCCGGGACGCCGTGTCGCAGGTGCTGAAGGGCTACGACTGGACCCTGGTGCCCATGCCGGTGCGCGTCAACGGCTCGAGCAAGAACAAGCCGCACGTCAAGAGGCCCATGAACGCCTTCATGGTTTGGGCCCAGGCTGCGCGTCGGAAGCTGGCCGACCAGTACCCGCACCTGCACAACGCGGAGCTCAGCAAAACTCTGGGCAAACTCTGGAG GCTCCTCAATGAGGCCGAGAAGCGACCGTTCGTGGAGGAGGCCGAGCGCCTCAGGGTGCAGCACAAGAAGGACCACCCGGACTACAAGTACCAGCCGCGGCGGAGGAAGTCGGTGAAGAACGGCCAGAGCGAGCCCGACGACGGCGAGCAGACGCACATCTCGCCCAACGCCATCTTCAAGGCCTTGCAGCGGGCAGACTCGCCCGCCTCCAGCATGGGCGAGATGCACTCCCCCGGAGAGCACTCGG GTCAGTCCCAGGGTCCGCCCACGCCCCCGACCACCCCCAAGACAGACCTGCCGTCCGCCAAGCCCGACCTGAAGCGCGAGGGTCGCCCGCTTCAGGAGGGCCCGAGCCGCCAGCTCAACATCGACTTCGGCGCCGTCGACATCGGCGAGCTGAGCAGCGACGTCATCTCTAACATGGGCAGCTTCGACGTGGACGAGTTCGACCAGTACCTGCCGCCCCACAGCCACGCCGCCGCCCAGGGGGGCTACGTCGCCGGCTACGGCGCGGGCGGCTCCTCGGTCGCCGCCCAGGGGAGCAACGTCGGGGCCTGGATGTCCAAGCAGCAGCACTCTCTGAGCGGCTTGGGGGGAACGGCGGCGGGGGAGCCGGCCCAACAGCGAGCCACTCAGATCAAGACGGAGCAACTGAGCCCGAGTCACTACagcgagcagcagcagcaggggcAGGGGGGCTCCCCCCAACACGTCGCCTACGGCTCCTTCAGCCTGCAGCACTACAGCGCCGCGTCGTACCCGCCCATCACCAGGGCCCATTATGACTATTCCGACCACCAGGCGGGCGCCTACTACACCCACTCGTCCGCTCCGGGCCAGGGCTCCGGCCTCTACTCCACCTTCAGCTACATGAGCCCCGGGCAGAGGCCCATGTACACCCCCATCGCCGACACCGCCGGGGTCCCCTCGGTGCCGCCCGCCCACAGTCCGCAGCACTGGGAGCAGCAGCCCATTTACACCCAGCTGTCCCGGCCGTGA